The following proteins come from a genomic window of Candidatus Poribacteria bacterium:
- the aspS gene encoding aspartate--tRNA ligase — MSQEPSLKRTHYCGDLRLADTGTQVSLNGWVKRRRDHGGVIFVDLRDRTGITQVVFDPQIDEKAHAIADAVRSEYVLHVSGTVREREPGELLFHTDGTYQTELADGNLSPAFRALFSDADPKYTLSDDIEVSTREPSVRWLLTDTENNRTYHIASEDIAGENGISIYQGTVNPELDTGEIELAVDTLSVLNTAKTPPFPVEDEIDVAEDIRMRYRFIDLRRPEMQETLAMRHKAALAARNYMNEQGFLEIETPILMNSTPEGARDVLVPSRHYPGRFYALPQSPQQFKQILMMSGVDRYFQIARCFRDEDTRADRQLEFTQLDLEMSFADVDDVLEVTEGLMKRIFEDAGNIPVEIPFLRLPYHESIARFGNDKPDTRFGMELTDVSDVMADCDFQVFTRTLETGGQVKAIAAPGGADFSRKDIDDLTKFVAIYRAKGLAWVKVTPDGFSSGIVKFFTTEQLETAQERTGAKPGDIMFFVADKPNIVADALGNLRLHLGKQLNLIDETQYNFLWIVDYPLFEWNEEENRYEPFHHLFTACTEATLPLLDTDPGNVQSQHYDLVCNGYEICSGSVRIHQWDVQQQVFEILGITPEDVENRFGYFIDALAYGTPPHAGIAPGLDRIVMLMRNEENIREVIAFPKSQQGLCPLTHAPSVVSDAQLEELSIRVDADI; from the coding sequence ATGTCCCAAGAACCTTCTTTAAAACGAACCCACTATTGCGGTGACCTACGTTTAGCAGACACGGGTACGCAAGTGAGTCTTAATGGCTGGGTTAAACGCCGTCGAGACCACGGTGGGGTCATCTTCGTAGATCTACGCGACAGAACGGGTATCACACAAGTCGTCTTTGACCCGCAAATTGACGAAAAAGCACATGCTATCGCTGATGCGGTCAGAAGCGAATATGTTTTGCATGTCAGCGGCACCGTCCGTGAGCGCGAGCCGGGTGAACTCCTCTTCCACACAGATGGTACTTACCAAACAGAACTTGCCGATGGCAATCTGTCCCCAGCGTTCCGGGCGTTGTTCTCGGATGCTGATCCGAAATACACCCTTTCCGATGACATTGAAGTCTCAACACGAGAACCCAGTGTGCGCTGGCTGCTTACCGATACTGAAAATAATCGGACATATCACATCGCCAGTGAAGATATAGCGGGAGAAAACGGTATTAGCATTTATCAAGGCACTGTCAATCCTGAGCTTGACACAGGTGAGATCGAGCTCGCTGTTGACACTCTCAGCGTCTTGAATACCGCCAAAACACCGCCGTTCCCGGTTGAAGACGAGATTGACGTGGCGGAAGACATTCGGATGCGGTATCGCTTCATCGATTTACGCCGTCCTGAGATGCAAGAGACGTTGGCGATGCGGCATAAAGCGGCACTCGCTGCGCGTAACTATATGAACGAACAGGGGTTCCTCGAAATCGAAACGCCTATCTTGATGAACAGTACGCCTGAGGGCGCGCGCGATGTCCTTGTTCCGAGTCGTCATTATCCGGGTAGATTCTATGCCCTCCCGCAATCGCCACAACAGTTCAAGCAGATTCTCATGATGAGTGGTGTTGATCGGTATTTTCAAATCGCGCGATGCTTCCGTGATGAGGACACCCGAGCTGATCGGCAGCTGGAGTTCACGCAACTTGACCTTGAGATGTCATTCGCAGATGTAGACGATGTACTTGAGGTAACCGAAGGGCTGATGAAACGCATCTTTGAGGACGCTGGGAATATCCCTGTCGAAATCCCGTTCCTACGGCTCCCCTACCACGAATCAATAGCACGCTTCGGAAATGACAAACCCGATACGCGGTTCGGTATGGAACTAACGGATGTCTCGGATGTCATGGCTGACTGTGATTTTCAGGTATTCACACGAACTTTGGAAACAGGTGGACAGGTCAAAGCGATTGCTGCGCCGGGCGGGGCAGACTTCTCTCGAAAAGACATCGACGATCTAACAAAGTTTGTCGCTATCTACCGAGCGAAAGGTTTAGCGTGGGTTAAAGTCACACCAGACGGATTTTCCTCTGGTATCGTTAAGTTTTTCACAACAGAGCAACTGGAAACTGCGCAGGAGCGAACGGGTGCGAAGCCCGGTGACATCATGTTCTTTGTTGCTGACAAACCGAATATCGTTGCGGATGCGCTGGGTAATCTCCGCCTCCATCTTGGGAAACAGCTTAACCTTATTGATGAAACTCAATATAACTTCTTGTGGATTGTTGACTACCCGCTCTTTGAATGGAACGAGGAAGAGAATCGCTATGAACCCTTCCACCATTTGTTCACTGCATGCACAGAAGCAACTTTACCGTTGTTAGACACGGACCCGGGGAATGTCCAAAGCCAACACTACGATCTCGTGTGTAACGGATATGAAATTTGTAGCGGGAGCGTCAGAATCCACCAATGGGATGTCCAACAGCAGGTTTTTGAAATTCTGGGGATTACACCCGAAGATGTCGAAAATCGGTTCGGATATTTCATAGATGCTCTGGCGTATGGCACACCGCCGCATGCAGGGATCGCCCCCGGTTTAGACCGTATCGTTATGTTGATGCGCAACGAGGAAAACATCCGCGAAGTTATCGCATTTCCGAAATCGCAACAAGGACTCTGCCCGCTTACGCACGCACCTTCTGTTGTATCGGATGCGCAGTTAGAGGAGTTGTCCATCCGCGTTGATGCAGACATCTGA
- a CDS encoding Uma2 family endonuclease, with protein sequence MEKNIGAAPTLVYPESDGEPMAETGRHVRSLLDMIEMIDWHFRDVPDVHVCGNMFLYYEEGNPRKVISPDVFMVRGVSKKDLRTYKTWEQQPYLDFVLELASPSTFTRDFAEKKTIYEQILRVKEYYIYDPYHEIQPSFIGFRLIEGSYEEIEFVEGRLPSEVLGLDLGEHDGVLRLYDPVARAWLGPSRERLAEAETRVSEAETRIEQEARARQAAEAELEKLRETLKRLQTSE encoded by the coding sequence ATGGAGAAAAACATAGGTGCTGCCCCAACACTCGTCTATCCCGAATCAGACGGTGAACCGATGGCAGAAACGGGAAGGCATGTCAGAAGCCTTTTAGACATGATAGAAATGATAGATTGGCATTTCCGGGATGTCCCAGATGTACATGTATGCGGAAATATGTTCCTCTATTATGAAGAGGGCAACCCACGTAAAGTTATATCTCCGGATGTATTTATGGTGCGCGGGGTCTCAAAAAAAGACCTCCGGACGTATAAAACATGGGAACAGCAACCCTATCTCGATTTCGTGCTGGAGTTGGCGAGCCCGAGTACGTTCACAAGAGATTTTGCTGAGAAGAAAACAATTTATGAGCAGATTTTACGGGTGAAGGAATACTATATCTACGATCCCTATCATGAGATTCAACCCTCTTTCATAGGCTTTCGTCTTATAGAAGGTTCTTATGAAGAGATAGAATTTGTAGAGGGACGACTTCCGTCCGAGGTATTAGGGCTGGACTTGGGTGAACACGATGGCGTGCTGCGGCTATACGATCCGGTTGCGAGAGCGTGGTTGGGCCCCTCTCGAGAACGCCTAGCTGAAGCGGAAACGCGTGTGTCTGAAGCGGAAACGCGTATTGAGCAAGAAGCCCGCGCACGCCAAGCCGCGGAAGCCGAACTCGAAAAACTACGTGAAACCCTCAAACGTTTGCAAACTTCTGAATAA
- a CDS encoding leucine-rich repeat domain-containing protein, whose product MQSTKTPSIFAVVPILCALIFWVPLNTSAQTVNVPDANLREAINEALGKAPNAQITADEMATLRELRAVSMEIKNLTGLETAVNLERLNLDNNLISDISPLAELMRLRRLDLEENLITDLSPLEGLISLEDLHLGPNLVSDISSLAGLINLRHIRLHHNAITDLSPLAGLTKLETIGMSHNPLADLSPLSGLTNLHNFHGWGTPIVNLAAIAKLPKLREINVCGGEISDISALVDAKGLKHLYLPGNGVSDLSPLAELTNLTHLSFEHNEVSDLSPLEGLSNLTWINLHDNAISDVSPLAATTNLRWLDISQNRITDVSSLAFLPNLTWMGLTENPIADTSSLERFATTTTISYSDFVNSAFPEAGPKIEGPWLWAIVPGAGTGNTDLLAKASGGAATEVKVATFGATEDKPVGSGKWKAHNLAPTGGDNLNEMTDALGWGSGSEIYDHVVYGSLTFNAPRQQDTTMLVGSDDGVKVWLNGEVVHYNPVTRGAGDYQDAFPVTLKKGPNVLLVAVDNRGHGGFSGFFGFAKDADYTVNPIGKKITIRVPAWDVNRDGRTDILDLIMVGQDFGKAQSANTRTDVNKDGKRNIADLVLVAQHLGEISGVAAPAMLTRRNLKVDPAIVQTWIAQAKLEDDGSLVFQQGIANLQQLLALLAPESTMLLANYPNPFNPETWIPYQLAEPNAVTLQIYAVNGELVRTLDVGHQPAGRYQNRSQAAYWDGKNEVGESVASGVYFYKLIAGDFAATRKMLIRK is encoded by the coding sequence ATGCAATCAACCAAAACACCCTCTATTTTCGCTGTTGTCCCTATACTCTGTGCTTTAATTTTCTGGGTTCCACTGAACACGTCGGCACAAACCGTTAACGTCCCGGATGCTAATCTTCGCGAGGCGATTAACGAGGCACTCGGCAAAGCACCCAACGCCCAGATTACAGCCGATGAGATGGCGACGTTGCGGGAACTTCGCGCTGTGAGTATGGAGATTAAAAACTTGACAGGTCTTGAAACCGCAGTAAATCTGGAGAGATTAAATCTTGACAACAATTTAATATCTGACATATCACCTCTGGCGGAATTGATGAGACTGCGTCGCTTAGATTTGGAGGAGAATCTGATAACTGATCTCTCGCCGCTTGAAGGATTGATCAGCCTGGAGGATCTACATCTTGGGCCTAATTTAGTAAGCGATATCTCATCGCTTGCAGGATTAATCAACTTGAGACATATAAGACTCCATCATAACGCGATAACCGATTTATCTCCCCTCGCAGGGTTGACAAAACTGGAAACGATAGGGATGAGTCATAATCCCCTGGCAGACCTCTCGCCTCTTAGTGGATTAACGAACTTGCATAACTTTCACGGATGGGGCACGCCTATAGTGAACCTTGCTGCCATAGCGAAATTGCCAAAACTTAGAGAGATAAATGTGTGTGGTGGCGAGATATCGGATATCTCTGCTTTAGTCGATGCCAAGGGTTTAAAACATCTTTACCTTCCCGGTAACGGGGTCTCGGATCTGTCTCCCTTGGCGGAGCTAACAAATTTGACACACCTCAGTTTTGAACATAACGAGGTTTCGGATCTATCTCCGCTTGAAGGACTGAGCAACTTGACATGGATAAACCTCCATGACAATGCCATATCGGACGTATCTCCGCTCGCGGCAACAACTAACTTAAGATGGTTAGATATAAGTCAAAATAGGATAACGGACGTATCCTCTCTTGCCTTTTTACCCAACTTGACATGGATGGGGCTTACCGAGAATCCAATAGCGGATACATCCAGTTTAGAAAGATTTGCCACGACAACAACCATCTCTTACTCGGATTTCGTTAATTCCGCTTTCCCAGAAGCCGGTCCCAAAATAGAGGGACCTTGGTTATGGGCGATCGTGCCGGGGGCGGGTACTGGCAACACAGATCTGCTGGCAAAAGCGAGTGGCGGGGCAGCAACGGAGGTAAAGGTCGCTACGTTTGGCGCAACCGAAGATAAACCTGTTGGAAGTGGCAAATGGAAGGCACACAACCTCGCGCCAACCGGCGGGGATAATCTCAATGAAATGACAGATGCCCTCGGTTGGGGGTCGGGTTCGGAGATATATGACCACGTCGTTTACGGCTCCCTCACCTTCAATGCACCGCGACAGCAGGACACAACAATGCTCGTCGGCAGCGATGATGGAGTCAAGGTCTGGCTCAACGGCGAGGTCGTTCACTACAATCCCGTGACTCGGGGTGCCGGTGATTACCAAGATGCATTTCCTGTCACATTGAAAAAAGGACCCAACGTCCTATTGGTCGCCGTTGACAATCGTGGACATGGGGGCTTCAGCGGTTTCTTCGGATTCGCAAAAGATGCCGACTATACAGTAAACCCAATCGGGAAGAAAATTACAATCCGAGTGCCTGCATGGGACGTGAACAGAGATGGCAGGACAGACATCCTCGATCTCATTATGGTGGGGCAAGACTTCGGAAAAGCGCAGTCCGCTAACACACGTACAGACGTAAATAAAGATGGAAAACGAAATATTGCAGACCTCGTCCTCGTTGCGCAACACCTCGGTGAAATCAGTGGTGTTGCTGCACCTGCTATGCTCACACGGCGCAATTTGAAGGTGGATCCAGCAATAGTCCAAACCTGGATAGCACAAGCGAAACTGGAAGATGATGGTTCACTCGTCTTCCAACAAGGCATAGCGAATCTCCAGCAGCTCTTGGCGTTGTTAGCTCCCGAAAGCACAATGTTATTGGCGAATTATCCCAATCCATTCAATCCGGAAACGTGGATACCCTATCAACTTGCCGAACCCAACGCAGTCACGTTGCAAATCTATGCAGTCAATGGCGAGTTGGTTCGGACTTTGGATGTGGGGCATCAGCCCGCAGGACGCTATCAGAATCGGAGCCAAGCGGCGTATTGGGATGGCAAAAATGAAGTCGGCGAATCTGTGGCAAGCGGTGTCTATTTCTATAAGCTCATTGCAGGCGACTTCGCTGCTACCCGAAAAATGCTGATAAGGAAATAG
- a CDS encoding leucine-rich repeat protein, with protein sequence MQQNIGAAPTLENNTTMNKVCCYAIILALIGFGFGTADAQQNIAQQTYAIFQQNCLNCHGPHGAFTEQIVIDSASGLVNSGAVVPGNPVGSELYTRLLETDPAKRMPLGGQLSADAIVTIGNWIQAGAPTWEIQHDVNFISTDTMLTVIQNHLGGLDAFDRPFTRYFTMTHLYNAGEGPEALRAYQVALSKLVNSLSWGFQIINPEPIDAAETIFYIDLRNYEWDTREAWPQMEAVYPYLIDFDETTQATLYSKLTHLRQEMNCEVPFVYADWFLATASLPPLYHDILALPETEQELERELRIDVDRNLQSAPGVRVWRAGTNDSGVSNHNRVVERHTSPYGAYWKSHDFAGSAGAQNIFTHPLSFQRDGGEVIFNLPNGLQAYYIADGFGNRIDVAPTEIVSNPAASDPAVRNGLSCIGCHTEGMKDFADGVRSVIEQTVSPVYDKDHALRLYVENEVMGVLVAQDTLRYKAALEATGGVFGGIEPVHRFYEEFHGPIEAAYAAAAVGLETEIFLSEIAEKSSLQRLGLTGLLSGGNVKRDAWTAQFPGIISALNSPDMTDTPNPDNDVGPGPIFSGLIPDPNLRAAIAERLGKAPAALTETDLTRLTEIVADEKGIRDLTGLEHAIRLERIEFRHNAISDLSPLAGLVRLDNIKLRGNKITDVSPLAGLINVDWLGLEENAITDLSPLKGLVKLNGIGIEGNPVTDVSALAGMISLEGIVAWNTAITDFSALAKLPRFQWIELSGSSISELPSLTGLKRLRRLEINHTYISDISGLAEVPQLTSLTLHDNQITDVSPLANLKNLTNLNLSHNIISDVSPLAGLTKLERIDLRNNAISDFSPLEGLPIIISMRTSGNPGTALRGGPKITGPWLWIFIPDIQHENFRNADLLARVSGGDVTELKIASDGATEGKSVGEHVWTPHKLSPSVGTENINSMLKALGISKGDGGNLTYGSLTLNSPREQQTKMFAGSDDSHKIWLNGELVSEKYNAWTGDYQQSFPVTLKEGKNVLLVAVYDYGGGWSGHFGFAPDAEYTVIPPGSRFTLSTALTQLKKSDTFIVRLNAANITDLAGWQTDIAFDPALLKANNVSEGNFLKQGNGRTFFRKGTIKNRQGRITGIQAARISKGGVAGEGNLLSVSFTALANGQGRVVLRNFRAGNSAGETISATAPDVMVTVGNTPAAPVLLPDETALLANYPNPFNPETWIPYQLAEPAKVTLYIYATNGALVRRLDLGHQAAGLYQYRSRAAYWDGRNEVGEPVASGIYFYTLSTESTRDSVTAGDFTATRKMLIRK encoded by the coding sequence ATGCAACAAAATATAGGAGCTGCTCCGACACTTGAGAACAACACAACAATGAACAAGGTTTGCTGCTATGCAATCATCTTAGCCCTCATCGGATTCGGATTTGGAACAGCAGACGCACAACAAAATATTGCACAACAAACTTATGCGATCTTTCAACAAAACTGCCTCAACTGCCACGGCCCTCACGGTGCCTTTACAGAGCAAATCGTTATTGACTCCGCAAGCGGTTTGGTTAATTCAGGGGCGGTTGTACCAGGAAACCCTGTTGGATCTGAACTCTATACCCGGCTCCTTGAAACCGATCCCGCGAAACGGATGCCCCTCGGTGGACAACTTTCGGCTGACGCGATTGTGACAATCGGCAACTGGATTCAGGCAGGTGCCCCGACGTGGGAAATCCAGCACGATGTCAACTTCATCTCTACCGACACCATGCTCACGGTAATACAGAACCATCTCGGAGGACTAGATGCCTTTGATCGTCCCTTCACACGCTATTTTACCATGACCCATCTCTACAACGCCGGCGAAGGCCCCGAGGCACTTCGCGCCTATCAAGTCGCCCTCTCGAAACTCGTCAATAGTCTCTCCTGGGGATTCCAGATTATCAACCCCGAACCCATTGACGCAGCTGAGACGATTTTCTACATTGACCTGCGAAACTATGAATGGGATACCCGCGAAGCATGGCCGCAGATGGAAGCTGTCTATCCATATCTGATTGATTTTGATGAAACTACGCAGGCGACTCTCTATAGCAAACTCACACACCTTCGGCAAGAAATGAACTGTGAAGTGCCGTTCGTCTATGCCGATTGGTTTCTCGCGACTGCTTCCCTACCTCCCCTCTACCACGACATCCTCGCACTCCCTGAAACCGAGCAGGAATTAGAACGAGAACTCCGCATAGATGTTGATCGGAATCTCCAAAGTGCCCCAGGGGTGCGCGTCTGGCGTGCCGGCACCAACGATTCAGGTGTCTCGAATCACAACAGGGTTGTAGAACGCCACACGTCTCCGTATGGTGCGTATTGGAAGAGCCACGACTTTGCGGGGAGTGCGGGTGCGCAGAATATCTTCACGCATCCGTTGTCTTTTCAACGCGATGGGGGTGAAGTGATCTTCAATCTGCCGAATGGGTTACAGGCATACTACATTGCGGACGGTTTCGGGAATCGTATAGATGTTGCGCCGACGGAGATTGTCTCGAATCCTGCGGCGAGCGATCCAGCAGTGCGTAATGGTTTGTCGTGTATCGGGTGCCACACGGAGGGTATGAAAGATTTTGCAGATGGTGTGCGTTCTGTGATAGAGCAAACAGTGTCTCCGGTTTACGATAAGGATCACGCCTTACGTTTGTATGTAGAAAACGAAGTGATGGGTGTGCTTGTTGCTCAGGACACGTTGCGTTACAAGGCTGCGTTGGAAGCGACGGGTGGTGTGTTTGGGGGTATTGAACCCGTGCATCGGTTCTATGAAGAATTTCATGGACCTATTGAAGCTGCGTACGCTGCTGCTGCCGTCGGTTTAGAAACAGAAATCTTCCTCTCGGAAATTGCGGAGAAGTCAAGTTTACAGCGTTTGGGTTTGACAGGACTGCTGAGCGGTGGAAATGTGAAACGCGATGCGTGGACAGCGCAATTTCCTGGCATAATTTCAGCGTTGAATTCTCCAGATATGACGGACACTCCTAATCCAGACAATGATGTCGGGCCGGGCCCCATATTTTCTGGGCTCATCCCTGACCCGAACCTTCGCGCAGCTATCGCAGAGAGGCTTGGCAAAGCACCCGCTGCGCTTACGGAGACCGACCTCACAAGGTTAACTGAGATTGTAGCGGATGAAAAGGGCATCCGCGATCTGACCGGGCTTGAACATGCAATCCGGCTGGAACGGATAGAATTCCGCCACAATGCAATATCCGACTTATCCCCATTGGCAGGATTGGTGCGTCTGGATAATATCAAACTGCGTGGGAATAAGATAACGGATGTCTCTCCACTTGCAGGGTTGATCAACGTAGATTGGCTCGGACTTGAGGAGAACGCAATCACGGATTTATCACCCTTGAAAGGATTGGTGAAACTCAACGGCATCGGGATTGAAGGCAATCCGGTGACAGATGTCTCCGCCCTCGCCGGCATGATCAGTTTAGAAGGTATTGTTGCTTGGAACACGGCTATCACGGATTTCTCTGCGTTGGCGAAGTTACCGAGGTTTCAGTGGATAGAGCTCAGCGGCAGTTCAATCTCGGAACTTCCCTCGCTGACCGGATTGAAAAGACTCAGGCGTTTAGAAATCAATCACACGTATATCTCGGATATTTCGGGACTCGCGGAGGTACCGCAGTTAACATCGCTCACACTCCACGATAATCAGATAACGGATGTGTCGCCGTTAGCGAATTTAAAAAACTTGACAAATCTCAACCTGAGCCACAATATTATTTCAGATGTGTCGCCATTAGCAGGATTAACCAAATTAGAACGCATAGATCTCAGGAACAACGCCATATCTGACTTTTCGCCTTTGGAGGGGTTACCGATAATAATCTCTATGCGTACGTCGGGTAATCCAGGTACTGCTCTACGAGGGGGACCGAAAATAACGGGACCCTGGTTATGGATTTTTATCCCTGACATACAACATGAAAATTTTCGGAACGCAGATTTGCTTGCACGTGTTAGTGGTGGCGATGTAACTGAGTTAAAGATTGCTAGTGATGGTGCAACAGAAGGCAAATCTGTCGGTGAGCATGTTTGGACCCCTCACAAACTTTCTCCGTCAGTTGGTACTGAAAACATCAATAGCATGCTGAAGGCACTTGGTATCTCAAAAGGCGATGGCGGGAACCTAACTTACGGTTCGCTCACCTTGAATTCACCACGAGAACAGCAGACAAAAATGTTTGCTGGTAGTGATGATAGCCACAAAATTTGGCTCAATGGGGAGTTAGTTAGCGAGAAGTATAATGCTTGGACCGGCGATTACCAGCAATCCTTTCCTGTCACGCTGAAAGAGGGAAAAAACGTTCTGTTGGTAGCTGTTTATGATTATGGTGGTGGATGGTCTGGCCATTTTGGATTTGCACCTGATGCTGAGTATACCGTTATCCCGCCAGGGAGCCGCTTTACTTTATCCACAGCATTGACACAACTGAAGAAAAGTGACACCTTCATCGTCCGCCTTAACGCCGCAAACATCACCGATTTAGCCGGGTGGCAAACCGATATTGCTTTTGACCCCGCGCTCCTGAAAGCGAACAACGTCAGTGAGGGCAACTTTCTGAAGCAAGGCAACGGCCGCACCTTCTTCCGGAAAGGCACAATTAAGAATAGGCAAGGGAGAATCACTGGCATACAAGCGGCACGAATCTCCAAAGGGGGAGTTGCTGGCGAAGGCAACCTCCTATCTGTGAGTTTTACAGCACTCGCAAACGGACAGGGGCGCGTGGTACTCCGCAACTTCCGAGCAGGTAACAGTGCCGGTGAGACGATCTCAGCTACAGCACCAGATGTAATGGTTACTGTCGGCAATACCCCCGCCGCACCTGTCTTGCTACCGGATGAGACCGCATTACTCGCAAATTATCCGAATCCCTTCAACCCAGAAACGTGGATACCCTATCAACTCGCGGAACCCGCCAAAGTCACATTATACATTTATGCCACGAATGGTGCCTTGGTGCGAAGGTTGGATTTGGGGCATCAAGCCGCGGGGCTCTATCAATACCGGAGCCGTGCAGCCTATTGGGATGGTAGGAACGAAGTCGGTGAACCCGTTGCAAGTGGAATCTATTTCTATACATTGTCCACAGAGTCCACACGCGACTCCGTTACCGCTGGCGACTTCACTGCTACAAGAAAAATGTTAATAAGGAAGTAA